gtgggaactcccagatgctggTTTCAATTCTGGGCTCTCTGAATCCATGCTCCTACTTCCATCATAGCCTATTCAGATTAACTATACACGTAGTCAAAATAAATGATTCATGTTTTGTCCAGAAGTTTtaggtattttttccttttctctctctctctttttttttttttttttggccactcctggagcattcggaagttcctgggacagggatcaaacccatggcacagcagtgacctgagctgcagcagtgacaatgccggatcgttaactcactgagccacccgGGAATTCCCCAGGTAATTTTTCCTGGGACGATTACTTAGACTTTGTACTTCATCATATTGTTggatggcttatttatttatttgtttttggtcatgcctgttgcatgtggaagttctggggctgaAGCCACAGCTGTTACCAGAGTCTCATcagggacaatgctgggtccttaaccctctgagccatgagggaactcaaGGATGTCCTAGCTTTAAAAGACTaaaagatttctggagttcccgtcgtggcgcagtggttaatgaatccgactaggaaccatgaggttgcgggttcgatccctggccccactcagtgggctgaggatctggctttgccctgagttgtgggtgtaggttgcagatgcagctcggatcccaacttactgtggctctggtgtaggccagtggctgcggttccgattagacccctagcctgggaacctccatatgccgagggagtggcccgagaaatggcaaaaagacaaaaaaaaaaaaaaagactaaaagatttctgaaatgattgcattttttttttaaacattttagggctgcacctgtggcatataaaagttccctggctaggggtcaaagcagagctacagctgccacctaaatcacagccacagcaacatgggatccaagctacacttgcaggctacaccacagcttatggcaatgccggatccttaacccactgagtgaggccagggatagaaccctcatcctcatggatactagttgggttctttacccgctgagccgtgatgacaggaactccttgaaaggACTGCATTTGGGTATTATCTTATCTACTTACTCTTTCCAAACagtcaaaataaaaaatccaactctcggagttcccgtcgtgctgcagtggttaacgaatctgactaggaaccatgaggttgcggtttcggtccctgcccttgctcagtgggttgacgatccagcgttgccgtgagctgtggtgtaggttgcagacgcggcttggatccagcgttgctgtggctctggcgtgggccggcagctacagctccgatttgacccctagcttgggaaactccatgtgcctcgggagtggcccaataaatagcaaaaagacaaaaaaaaaaaaatccaactctcAAATCAAGTATTCGCCCTCTTCAATCTGAATTGTAGGGAGCAAGCCTCAGAGTCTCTGTTCCTTTTATCCTTCATCTGCAGACCTTTGGACCTACAGTCTCAGAACCAGCCTCAAACAGAGTCTGTTTTCAGGGCTGGCAACTCTAGACCCACCAGGCAACGGGGAGTGGGAGCGGCTTCGTAGTTTTGCTGTTGGCACCTTCTCCTCCGccgcggcccccccccccccagccgaGAGAAACTCCATGCCAGGAGCTGGGAGCAGCGTCAGGAGAATTTATTAACATTGCTCAGGAGGAGACACGAAGCAGGCAGGACGGTGAAGCTGAGCAGGAAACGGGCAAGAGCAGCTCAGACGGCTGGTGGAATGGGGCGGTGGCCAGGCTGTAGGGGAAGggtaggtggggctggggggggggccctccctCTGCCCCGAGTTTTCtcccaggaggcagaggtgggaccCATCCAGGTGGAGCTCCAGGTCTGAGTCCTCCGGAGGGGTGGGGCTAGATTTCACCACCCCCGGCAGTATCTTCCAGGAGAAGGTCTCCTTTCTAAGGGCAAAGGCAGGATGAGTCAGCCGGGGGGACAGAGAGAGGGCGCAGGCTTTGTTCTGGAGCCTGTCAGATCCAGCATCAGCCTCTCGGTACCTGATGCGGCAGAGCCCTGAGGTTCCGCTATGGACGAAGACTTCCCTGGCTTCCTGGGGTCTTTGGATGGGGTGCCACTTGCTCAGGGACAGGGGCTCCCTGGGCTGGGCCACCACTGGGGTAGAAAGACAGGAATGTGAGTTCCTGcggtggggcagtgggttaagggtctggtgttgccccagctgcccTAGGTCGCAGCTGCGACTcgggtacttccacatgctgggctTGGGCGcggcaacaaaaaaaaaaaaggaaagaaaaaaaaagggagagagaggaatgacGCGCCCTTGAGACTCACTGTACTACTGACCCTTTTCTCCTCCCCAAACCACCTGCTGTCCACGCCCATCTCCCTGgacagccccctgcccccaacacacagTCACGTGCTGGAAGGGCTCACCTCCTTCTGTTGGTACCTCCTCCAGCAGCACAGACACAGGGGGACCAGAGACGCCAGGAGCAGCAGAACCCAGACACCTAATAGTATGACTTGAAGGCCTGTGAACATGGCCTAGGACAGAGGCACGAGAGGGGCTGTTGCCCTCTGGGCTCTGTCTCCATGCGTATCGGGGCATGGGGTCACCCTCCACCCGATTCGTCCCTGAGTCTGTGGCTTCCAGGGAGTGGGGGGCTGAAGAAAGAgcccaagggggtgggggtggggtgtccgTGGGAATAGCATGAAGAGAGCAGCTAGAACCCCTCTTCtcgggcctcagtgtcctcatctgaaCAGCCTCGGGCTTGGGCCGGGATCTGGTTCCCTGACAACCCTGAGACTTGACAGAGTCCAGGGAGAACATGTGTTTAGCAGCTTCGCACCCTTCCCCCCTTTGCAGCATTAGCTCATTGTTTGTGGTTTCAATGTGTCTATTTCCCTCAAACCTGCTGTAACACCCTCAACCGCAGGAATGGCTTCTCTTTTGTTCAGGGTCACGGCTATGGTGACCGCCATCACACTTGGGGCAGAACAGtgcacactctttttttttttttttttttttggccgctacATGGCactggagtttctgggccaggggtcagatccgagccgtagttgtgacctaagcctcagctgcggcaatgctggatccttaccccactgcgccaggctggggatcgaacccgcgtcctagCGCTCCCAAGATGTTGTGTCACCATGGCAACTCCAAGCTCACGCTCTTTTGGATGGACCGCCTCACCCTCAGCCATGGTGTGGCCCTCCCCGTCTACCACCCACTGCCGTGCTTTTGGCGGCCCAGCTACCTTCAGCTTGTCCAGGTACAAGATGCATAGCTGTTGTCTGCTAACATCTGGATTTGGGGTGCCAGGGGGCCAGGTGGGACCCCAGGACGGAGAGACATCACAGATATCGTCATAAAAAGAATAGTGGTACTGGTTGAAATTTGCAGCTGCAATGACGATGGCGGCAGTGGCCGTTGAGAAAGCTGTCAGCGTGAGCGCGGTCCTTAGCAGGGCCTGGAGGGGTCAGGACACAGACAGACCTTGGGGACTCAGTCTCTTCtagagcccagcccagggctgagaGGGGGAAGCCCAGTGGAGCTGGCCTGTGACGGGGCAGGAGGCTTGGGGTGGCCTCCAGCTCTGGACCTGGCGTCAAGCCCTGCCCTTCCCTGAGCTCACCCAGTAGATGCCACCGCGTTTCTCATACACGAAGGCGACAACTCCAGCCAGCACAGCCTGGGGAGAGAGGCAAGCAGCTGGGTTAGCACGGAGCGTGCCAGCTGCCCGCTTCCCTTGCTCTCCCCAACCCCCGCCGCGAAAGCCAACCCTCTGGCTGGCCCTTCTCCCGAGCCCTCCATGCGGCCCCGAGGTTTTGAGCTAAGCTCTGCTGTGTCTGTGAGATAACAGTGAGGGTACCGAGGCCTGACTTAAACTCGAGAGACGTCAGGACCCTCTGGTTTCATGACAAGGAAAAATGTGTCTGGGGAAGCCAGGCCTGAGCCCTCCTCGCCTTCTCCAGAAGCACTCTTTTTAAGCAAAACACCAGGGTGGCAGGTGGGAGCTCCAGGTTGTTGGAGAAGCTCTCAGCTCAGGATGAGTGTCCTGAGGTAGGGGCCTGTTCTAAGGTGCTCCGCCACCCACCCGGCAGGCCCTGGAGGACAGGAAGTCTGGTGGATCAGAACCCTGTTTGACAATTCTATAGCTAATCTCAGTGTTTTgccacctgggggtggggtgggtgttctgtgtgtgtgtgtgtgtgtgtgtgtgtgtgattccttttgatttctctctcaataaatatgttttacaGTTGTCCTGTGAGCATGGGCCTGCCAGAGGGCATCTCTGCCCTACCCTAACCCAGCCACCAGGCTCCTCCTGCAGTCAGCACCCACCCATCTGCTGATGTGGGCACTGCTGTTCTCTGACACCCATTGCCTGAGGCCCACTGGGTGCAGGGGGGCGCCTCCCCCATCCAAATGCAAGCCTCTGGAGCCGAGCCGGGTCCTAGATCTTTAGCTGGTTTGCTGTTGAAGGTGGGGAAGCCTGGGGCGGGGACCCGGGAGAGCTGACCAGTGACTGGCCCTCCCAGCCCTTAGCTCGGCTAGTCTCCCATCTGTTGAAGCAGGGCCTCGGCCTGGAGGGCTTGGAGTCCTTTTAGTGGCCAAGTCTACCTTCTGATGGGGTCCATGGTGGTGGTCTCTCACCTCCGACAGGAGGTCCATCTGCCCGCCCTCTTCCCGCCCCACTCACCACAGCCCCGGTCCAGATGGGAGCTCCCGATTCCCGCAGGGTGGTGGAGCCGGAGATGTAGAGGAAGCCTCCCAGGACCCCACTCAACACCCCCAGCACGATCTGCACCACCTGAAAGATGaaaaacccagggagttcctgctgagtcccggtgggttaaggatccagtgttgctgcaggtgtggcagagGTCGTGGCTGCGGCTCAGATGCTATCCCAGGCCCAGGAGCAACCCTCTGCACCTAAGTCTGAGGATCTGCCACTCCAGGTATGAGTGGTTAGAACCCacaaagaggaggggagaggatgtGGGGGAGAGGAGGGCGGGGGGATGGCTCAGGGCTCCACCAGCTGGGATTCGAAGGGGTCAGCATCTCCTCTGTCCCCCTGTAGCCCACAGCCTATCCTGCCGACAGGTTTTATGAGGAAGGCCAGTAAGCGAGGGAAGAGCCAGACCTTACGGTCTGGGAAGAAGATAAAACTGGCTCCGCATCCTGAGCCAAGAGGAGGGGGCTTCCCCTTCCCCGTCTAGGGAGCCTGGGCCCCGTCCACACCCCACGAGGCAGGCAGCCCTACTCACCCAGGAGGCCACCAGCAGCCGGCTGCTGCCCAGGGTCTGGGACGCAGTGGGGGGCTGCAGGACCAGGGGCTGCAGCAGGGAGCACCCGCTCAGCAGGAGCTTGGCCAGACCTGACTCCTGGTGGACGTGCACCTCGATGCGGTTGGGCTGGGGAGCCCCAGACCCCGCCTCCCCACCGTCTGAGGTTCCCATGCCTGCAGACACGCTCctaggaggaaggaagggggcgtCGGGGAGGAAAGGTTGGCAGGGGGTTTCCACAGGTTTCACGGAAGCTGGGGGACTGGCAGAGACCCTGACACCTGGGACTGTCTCGAGGGGTGTCGCCGAAGAGATGCCTGTGCTGTCACCGCAGAGCCCACCCAAGCCTCTTCTTCGCCCCAGAGCTGCTGTGCCTCCCTGTCTCCAGGGGCTGGACCAGGCAGTCCCCGGAGCCCTCATCTCGCCCTGTCCTGCTCCCAGCCCACTGGAGACCTTGGCGCCCACCCTCTCCTCCAGCGCCCTCAGGCTGCGGGGCAGACCTGAGTCCTGGCTGATGGTGGAACTTCTATTGAGGCAGCTGCTTCCCAGCTGAGCCCAggaccctccccacccctgccagctgctaaatctctctctctccaccaatGGCTACTCAGCCCGACACGGCAGTTCAAACtgccctgtcccccagcccctgccccgagCCCCTGCATG
This Phacochoerus africanus isolate WHEZ1 chromosome 16, ROS_Pafr_v1, whole genome shotgun sequence DNA region includes the following protein-coding sequences:
- the TMEM176A gene encoding transmembrane protein 176A isoform X2, encoding MGTSDGGEAGSGAPQPNRIEVHVHQESGLAKLLLSGCSLLQPLVLQPPTASQTLGSSRLLVASWVVQIVLGVLSGVLGGFLYISGSTTLRESGAPIWTGAVAVLAGVVAFVYEKRGGIYWALLRTALTLTAFSTATAAIVIAAANFNQYHYSFYDDICDVSPSWGPTWPPGTPNPDVSRQQLCILYLDKLKAMFTGLQVILLGVWVLLLLASLVPLCLCCWRRYQQKEKGDLLLEDTAGGGEI
- the TMEM176A gene encoding transmembrane protein 176A isoform X1: MGTSDGGEAGSGAPQPNRIEVHVHQESGLAKLLLSGCSLLQPLVLQPPTASQTLGSSRLLVASWVVQIVLGVLSGVLGGFLYISGSTTLRESGAPIWTGAVAVLAGVVAFVYEKRGGIYWALLRTALTLTAFSTATAAIVIAAANFNQYHYSFYDDICDVSPSWGPTWPPGTPNPDVSRQQLCILYLDKLKAMFTGLQVILLGVWVLLLLASLVPLCLCCWRRYQQKEHVEVPESQLRPRAAGATPDP